From Pseudomonas hormoni:
ACAAGAACAACCCGAGCAATGGCGCGATCAGACAAGTGGCAATCCCGAACAAGGCGGCGCTGCTGCCAAATCGGGCCGAGGCATACAACACATGCCATTGATTGGCAGCCATGCAAACCAATCCCGGAAACAGGCTGAAATACCAGGGCCGCCTGATCACCAGCAGCATCGCCAGAGGCAGCAGAACACCAAAGAAACCGAACATCAGGCGTTCCGAGAACAGTGCTCCCAGCATCACAGCGCCGACCGCGAGCAGGCGCGATGGCAGTGTTTCATCCTGCCAGCCACGCGCGACCAATAGCCCAAGCACCAGCGTAGGCAACACATTCAGGGTGTCGGGATCAGGGATGAATATCCTGTAAGGGATTTCGCTGATGGCACTGAACAGAATCAACCAGCCCAAATACCGCCACTGATGTGTGACTTCCCGTGCCCGCGAAACATTCGCCGCC
This genomic window contains:
- a CDS encoding TraX family protein, whose product is MHMTQRDGALDLLKWLALLSMVLDHLRYVGYSVDILYAPGRLAFPWFCLAMAANVSRAREVTHQWRYLGWLILFSAISEIPYRIFIPDPDTLNVLPTLVLGLLVARGWQDETLPSRLLAVGAVMLGALFSERLMFGFFGVLLPLAMLLVIRRPWYFSLFPGLVCMAANQWHVLYASARFGSSAALFGIATCLIAPLLGLFLLRHASRFKPPPMRRWAYALYPAHFLALLALRQLLA